One window of Psychrobacillus sp. FSL H8-0483 genomic DNA carries:
- a CDS encoding NUDIX domain-containing protein produces MQFHIRVRAGAIIIEDNKILLTEYNDPVRGIVYDLPAGGTEPNESIMEAVIREAKEEACIDVEVGPLAFVYEYTPHLNFEKFGNTHTLVMMFECKLINHSIPRLPEKPDPNQIGVKWLPISELHTVELYANIGIYLQDYTLNKRNIDLIEEHKLNQIIPMK; encoded by the coding sequence ATGCAATTTCATATAAGGGTACGTGCAGGTGCAATAATCATTGAAGATAATAAAATATTATTAACAGAATATAATGACCCTGTTAGGGGTATTGTCTACGATTTACCTGCAGGCGGAACCGAACCAAATGAATCTATTATGGAAGCAGTAATAAGAGAAGCGAAAGAAGAAGCGTGTATTGATGTAGAGGTTGGTCCATTAGCCTTTGTATATGAATATACACCACATCTTAATTTTGAAAAGTTCGGGAATACGCACACATTAGTTATGATGTTTGAATGTAAATTAATTAACCACTCTATTCCAAGACTTCCTGAAAAACCAGACCCCAATCAAATAGGGGTTAAATGGCTACCAATATCAGAGTTACATACTGTTGAGCTTTATGCCAATATCGGAATTTATTTACAGGATTATACTCTCAACAAGAGAAATATTGATTTGATTGAAGAACATAAACTAAATCAGATTATTCCAATGAAATAA
- a CDS encoding NUDIX hydrolase: MGYIMDLRKIVGSSPLIMAGACVIVLNKDNRILLQLRKDNNCWGLAGGSLEMGESLEQVAKRELFEETGLVANKLELFNVYSGEKFYYKYPHGDEVYNVVTAYICNDFEGELKKEESEVQELCFFHFTEIPSNISPPDLPIIQEYIQKCFFN; the protein is encoded by the coding sequence ATGGGCTATATTATGGATTTAAGAAAGATAGTAGGCAGTAGTCCGCTAATTATGGCTGGGGCGTGTGTAATTGTATTAAATAAAGATAATAGGATACTATTGCAACTTCGCAAGGATAATAACTGTTGGGGATTAGCTGGTGGTTCTTTAGAAATGGGTGAATCTTTAGAACAAGTAGCTAAAAGAGAATTATTTGAAGAAACAGGTTTGGTCGCAAATAAATTAGAGCTATTCAATGTCTATTCTGGCGAAAAATTCTATTATAAATATCCGCATGGGGATGAGGTTTATAATGTGGTAACAGCTTACATATGTAATGATTTTGAAGGAGAGTTGAAAAAAGAAGAAAGTGAAGTTCAAGAACTATGTTTCTTTCACTTTACCGAAATACCCTCGAACATTAGTCCGCCCGATTTACCAATAATTCAAGAATATATTCAAAAGTGTTTCTTCAACTAA
- a CDS encoding HXXEE domain-containing protein, producing the protein MDIWINVQTLIWLFPILFIFHDFEEIIMVENWLNKNRHEIFKRLPQKLADRVVKQFSMSTAQFAFAVLIIFLFVSISTIMANQYLTHGAFANIYLFTAVTLTFFIHAFTHIGQAIFFRSITPGAITSLIIILPYSLVLYKALLVNEVITWKIIMISLPFGFLIIPLVLFAHWLGKRVI; encoded by the coding sequence ATGGATATATGGATAAACGTTCAAACACTTATTTGGTTGTTTCCTATTTTATTTATTTTTCATGACTTCGAAGAAATTATTATGGTAGAAAATTGGCTAAATAAGAATAGGCACGAAATTTTTAAAAGATTACCCCAAAAATTAGCCGATCGAGTAGTTAAACAATTTTCTATGTCCACTGCACAATTTGCTTTTGCAGTATTAATTATATTTTTATTTGTTAGCATTTCTACAATTATGGCCAACCAATACTTAACTCACGGAGCATTTGCTAATATCTATCTTTTTACAGCAGTAACATTAACTTTTTTCATCCATGCATTTACCCATATTGGACAAGCAATATTTTTCCGTTCCATAACTCCAGGAGCGATAACGTCGTTAATAATCATACTTCCATACAGTTTAGTGTTATATAAAGCTTTGTTAGTAAATGAAGTCATAACGTGGAAGATTATTATGATAAGTCTACCTTTTGGTTTTCTTATAATTCCTCTTGTTTTATTTGCTCATTGGTTAGGGAAAAGAGTTATATAA
- a CDS encoding DinB family protein yields MEALIEEYGLGYKMLREAINCLSEEELRFKPAPNKWSIHQVLIHIADSELVSTQRLKKVLSEEEPLLTSPDQDAWANALGYDRLDREQYLLLFELLRSSMLPILAQLTTEQVKRVGVYADAGRFTFKQLLEYRVEHIRGHLAQIELLKKAYRQRQV; encoded by the coding sequence ATGGAAGCGTTAATTGAAGAGTATGGTCTTGGATATAAGATGTTGCGAGAAGCCATAAATTGTTTATCTGAGGAAGAGCTTAGGTTTAAGCCTGCACCGAATAAATGGAGTATCCATCAAGTTTTAATCCACATAGCGGATTCTGAATTAGTTTCAACACAGAGATTGAAAAAGGTCTTATCAGAGGAGGAGCCTCTTTTGACATCTCCTGACCAGGACGCCTGGGCGAATGCATTAGGGTATGACCGGTTGGACCGTGAACAATATCTACTCCTGTTCGAATTGCTTCGTTCCAGTATGCTGCCAATTCTTGCCCAGTTAACAACTGAACAAGTAAAAAGAGTAGGGGTATATGCTGACGCTGGACGCTTCACCTTCAAGCAATTATTGGAATACCGCGTTGAGCATATACGAGGACACCTTGCACAGATTGAACTTTTGAAGAAGGCGTATAGGCAGAGACAGGTATGA
- a CDS encoding histidine phosphatase family protein, giving the protein MVLLKKIFIIRHCEAHGQSFEAQLTDRGIKQAFDLSEFFSNIRIDRIISSPYERAIQSVQPLAKRLKIEIEINHQLTERILSNKNLSDWFEKLRETFVDIDLKLEGGESSQEAMKRIVEVAEEIFNDVTQNTIIVTHGNIMSLLLKYFNNDFGFDDWKNLSNPDVFLLKNESNQVTYERLWK; this is encoded by the coding sequence GTGGTTTTGTTGAAGAAAATTTTTATTATAAGGCATTGTGAGGCTCATGGACAGTCATTTGAAGCACAACTTACAGATAGAGGGATTAAACAAGCGTTCGATTTATCAGAGTTTTTTTCTAATATTAGAATCGACCGAATTATCTCCAGTCCATATGAACGTGCAATTCAATCCGTACAACCACTTGCTAAACGATTAAAAATTGAGATAGAGATTAATCACCAATTAACAGAACGTATACTTAGCAATAAAAACCTTTCTGATTGGTTTGAAAAACTAAGAGAAACATTTGTTGATATTGATTTAAAACTTGAAGGAGGAGAGTCCAGTCAAGAAGCAATGAAACGGATAGTTGAAGTTGCAGAAGAAATTTTTAACGATGTAACCCAAAATACAATTATTGTTACGCATGGGAATATAATGTCATTACTTTTAAAGTATTTTAATAATGATTTCGGATTCGATGATTGGAAAAATCTTAGTAATCCTGACGTATTTCTCTTAAAAAATGAAAGTAATCAAGTAACTTATGAACGATTATGGAAATAA
- a CDS encoding nucleoside deaminase, whose protein sequence is MSIDKDRLFLEMALEEAEQALKENTYPVGAVIVDENFNLISRGRNRVHPAKDVTAHAEIDAIRNAGQAIFNAKIKREKFTIYTSLEPCPMCTGGILFANIKRVVWLLNDDLGFGGYRKIQDTKVFDERFNVVEMIEQPYEDLKNRQKELMSKWAINPNNVINLRNAIK, encoded by the coding sequence ATGAGTATTGATAAAGATAGACTTTTTTTAGAAATGGCATTGGAAGAGGCAGAGCAAGCATTAAAGGAAAATACATACCCAGTAGGGGCAGTAATTGTTGATGAAAACTTTAACTTAATTTCAAGAGGACGAAATAGAGTACATCCAGCAAAAGATGTAACTGCTCACGCGGAAATTGATGCTATAAGAAATGCGGGTCAAGCAATATTTAATGCAAAAATAAAAAGAGAAAAATTCACAATATACACTTCATTAGAGCCTTGTCCTATGTGTACTGGTGGGATTTTATTTGCAAATATCAAAAGAGTAGTTTGGCTTCTAAATGACGACTTAGGATTTGGTGGTTATAGAAAAATACAAGATACTAAGGTCTTCGATGAAAGGTTTAATGTAGTAGAAATGATTGAACAACCATATGAAGACCTAAAGAATAGGCAAAAAGAGCTTATGAGTAAATGGGCAATTAATCCGAATAATGTTATAAACTTACGAAATGCAATAAAATAG
- a CDS encoding SET domain-containing protein — protein MMHPDTEIRYVSEEVGVGVFATKLIPKGTIVWIKDELDMILTEEYIKSLDDLRKEYINKYTYLDTDGIYILHWDHAKYMNHSFNPNCVDTAYDFQLAAIDIQPGEQLTSDYGACGEDEEFECIPEEETSRTKVTANDYLIYYAEWDEMAREAFKYFNAVKQPLKHLIREQYIDKVNAVANGTVPLDSILTLFIDDEDGK, from the coding sequence ATGATGCACCCAGATACAGAAATTCGGTATGTAAGTGAGGAAGTAGGCGTTGGTGTGTTTGCAACAAAATTAATCCCTAAAGGAACCATTGTCTGGATTAAAGATGAATTGGATATGATTCTTACAGAGGAATATATTAAAAGTCTTGATGATTTGCGAAAAGAGTATATAAATAAATACACCTATTTAGATACTGACGGCATATATATTCTTCATTGGGATCACGCAAAATATATGAATCATAGCTTCAATCCAAATTGTGTAGATACAGCTTATGATTTTCAGTTGGCTGCGATAGACATTCAACCTGGTGAACAATTAACATCTGATTATGGAGCATGCGGTGAGGATGAAGAGTTTGAATGTATACCTGAAGAAGAAACATCAAGAACAAAAGTGACTGCAAATGACTATTTAATATATTATGCAGAATGGGATGAGATGGCAAGAGAAGCGTTTAAGTATTTCAATGCGGTAAAACAACCGCTAAAACATTTAATTAGGGAGCAATATATTGACAAAGTAAATGCGGTTGCTAATGGAACTGTACCACTAGATTCCATTCTCACGTTATTTATCGATGACGAAGACGGAAAATAA
- a CDS encoding permease has product MNELKKYRFFFILLFGLIILTLINQSLGWKAFELTGNSILNMLFLLPPVLIFVGLLDKWVEKETLIKYMGKKSGIYGILFSLLLGVIAAGPLYLAFPIAVLLLKKGASIRNVVFFLGVWTTAKLPVVVYEFVSFGVKFTLIHICFGLVFYYLMGIVFEKFYDKRLWLKYDNEDISI; this is encoded by the coding sequence ATGAATGAATTAAAAAAATATCGTTTCTTTTTCATTTTACTATTTGGCCTTATTATTCTTACTTTAATAAATCAATCACTTGGATGGAAGGCATTTGAATTAACTGGAAACAGCATCTTAAATATGCTGTTTCTCCTTCCTCCTGTCTTAATATTCGTAGGTTTACTTGATAAATGGGTGGAGAAAGAAACACTAATTAAATACATGGGAAAAAAATCTGGAATCTATGGTATCTTGTTCTCGCTATTATTAGGTGTTATTGCAGCTGGTCCCCTCTATTTAGCTTTTCCAATTGCTGTTCTATTGTTAAAAAAAGGAGCAAGCATACGTAACGTTGTATTTTTTTTAGGAGTTTGGACAACTGCAAAATTACCAGTTGTTGTATATGAATTTGTTTCTTTTGGAGTTAAGTTTACACTCATTCATATTTGTTTTGGTCTTGTATTTTACTATTTAATGGGTATTGTTTTTGAGAAGTTTTATGACAAACGACTATGGTTGAAATATGATAATGAAGATATATCCATTTAG
- a CDS encoding helix-turn-helix transcriptional regulator encodes MKHTGRHTGAFLLLFLTEGDSYGGKLLQKCEEELPANPIDSAILYRTLKQLESEGAVESYLGTSEQDKPIKMYKITEAGKRKLEEFQINIETKLQNLSFFLNKYKVWKKSSHD; translated from the coding sequence ATGAAACATACAGGAAGGCATACAGGTGCATTTCTATTACTGTTTTTGACTGAGGGAGATAGCTATGGAGGGAAACTTTTACAGAAATGTGAGGAAGAGCTTCCCGCCAATCCAATTGATAGTGCTATATTATATCGCACACTAAAACAATTAGAGAGTGAAGGTGCTGTTGAGTCTTATTTGGGTACATCTGAACAAGATAAGCCAATCAAGATGTACAAAATTACTGAAGCTGGAAAAAGAAAATTAGAAGAATTTCAAATAAATATTGAAACAAAACTTCAGAATTTATCATTTTTCTTAAACAAATATAAAGTATGGAAGAAGTCTAGTCATGATTAA